One Actinomycetospora corticicola genomic window, AGATCGCCGACCCGCCCGGGTTCACCCGCCGCTGGGTCGCCCGCGCCGAGGCCCGGCTCGGCACCCGGCCGTGGGTGTACGTGCCGAAGGCGCTCGCCTCCGACGAGCTCTACGACGCGATCGGCACGCGCGTGGTGAAGGCACCCCGGTACTCCGGGGGCCTGCACCGCGGCACCCCGCCCAACTGGCCGCACCACGTCCACCAGTTCACCGACCGCGGCCCCATGCCCGGCTCCCCCGACGGCCCCGGCGACTGCAACTACACCGAGCTCGAGGTCGCCGACCTCCTCGCCCGGTGCCGCCTCGACGACCCGGCCCCGGCCAGGACGTCCAAGGGCGACGACGCCGACCGGCGCCGCCGTGCCCAGCTACTCCTGGAGGGCTGATGGAACCCGAGCCCGACCCCGACCAGATCGCCTGGTGCGACGACCGCGCCCGCGACGACGACGGCCGCCTCCTCGAGGACCGGCCCGGCGACGACGAGGAGGTCACCTCGTGGCCTGGCTGACGTGGATGGCCGACGCGCTGCGCGCCGGCGGCCTGGACGTCATCGAGCAGTCCGGGTGGAAGACCCGCGGGCACGGCGCCATGGGCCAGGTCCTGGGCGTCCTCGCGCACCACACTGCCGGCGGCGGGTCCAACGACTGGCGCATCGTGCAGGACGGCCGCCCCGACCTCGCCGGGCCGCTCGCGCACATGACCCTGGAGCGCGACGGGACGTTCCGGCTCCTCGCGGCCGGGCAGTGCTGGCACGCCGGCGCCGGCGGGCCGCTGCTCGGCGTCGGCAAGAACAACGGCAACGAGCACCTCATCGGCATCGAGGGCGTCTCCAACGGGACGACCTGGACCGACGCCCAGCGCGATGCCTACCCGCGCGGCGTGGCCGCCCTGCTGCGCTACCTCGAGCTGCCCGCCGCGCAGGTCGCGGGGCACAAGGAGTGGGCGCCCGGCCGGAAGGTCGACCCGGGCAACTGGTCGATGGCCGACTTCCGCGCCGCCGTCGCCCGCCACATCACCGGCTCCGCGCCGAGCCCCACGTCCGACAGCGCCCGCCGCCGGCGGACGCTCGCCCTCGACTGACCAGGAGGTCCGTCCATGTCCGTCGTCCCCCTCGAGCTCGACAGCTCGACCGGCAAGTTCCGGGCCACCGTCCCGGTCGAGGCTGGTAAGTCCTCGACCGTGATCAGCCAGTCGTGGCTGACCTTCGGCTGCGGCTGGACCGGCGCCGAGTTCCACGTCGTGATGATCGACGACGCCGGGAAGAACACCCTCGACCAGACCCGCAAGGTCGCGGCGTGGCGCCGCGGCTACCTCGAGGTCCCGTCGGGGTCGACGTTCTGCGCGATCGAGGGCACCCTCGTCGCACCCGCGAGCGGGCAGCCGACGGGCGTCCCGTCGGCCCGACTCGTGAACCTGGCCGCGTGATGGGCCGCTACTCGAAGACCCTCGTTGCCGCGCTGGCCACCGTCGCCGCCGCGATCCTCGCCGCGTTCATGCCCGACTCGGTCGTCTCGACGGTGGAGTGGGTCAACGTCGCGATTATCGCGGTCGGCCTGGTGCCGACCTTCTACGTCGCGAACTCGCCGGCCGCGCCGGTCGCGAAGGCCATCGTCGGGGCGGCCACCGCCGCGCTCACGCTGCTGACGACGCTGATCGCGGGCGGGCTGACGGTCACCGAGTGGTCGCAGGTCGCCGCCGCGTTCGTCGGGGCGATCCTCGTCTGGGCGGTGCCGAACACCCCGGCCGGTGACCCGGCGTGGGGTGGCCCGGCGGCGGTCGCCTGATGGGCGTCGAGGAGCAGCTGCTCGACGCGCTGATGGGCAAGGCCGACGGCTCGATCGTCGACCAGCTCGACGCCGCGCTCGCCGCGGCGTGGGCGGTCAGCACCGGGATGGACCTCGTCGTCGCGCCGACCGGCGGGACCCCGGGCCCGTTCCATCCGGGAGGCGGCACGCTGGATCTCGCGCTCGACCAGGTCGCCGCCCGCTGGGGCGCGGCACCGAAGGCGCGGACGATGGTCGAGAAGGCCGCGCTGCTCGAGCAGCTGGTCCGCGGGATCGCCGGGAAGCGGACGCCGGCGAACCGGCCGTCGGGAACGCCGGCCGCCGGCGGCACGAGCTCGCCGTCGGTCCCGTCGTCGGGATGGCGGGCGCTGTCGGTGCTCACCGCGAAGGCTGCGACTGGCGAGCGCTCGTCATTCCAGTCCGCGGTCCCGTCGTGGGGCGAGGCCGGCATGACGGTGTCGCTGCTCGCGAAGGGCGACCGGCCCGGCACCCCGAACCGAACGTCGGGCGGCGACACCCAGCGCTGCGAGATCCTGCTCGCCGGGTGGGAGTCGCTGACCGGGACGCAGTTCCTGCGCTACGACTTCACCCTCGCCGACGGGTTCCCGGTCGACACCACCGACTGGCAGGTCATCGCGCAGCTCAAGAACAGCTCGACAGGCTCGCCGCCGCTCGAGGTCATGGTGGGTCGCGGCCAGGTGTACCTGCAGTGGCACGACGCGGGCGGCCGCGAGACCGGCCGCGAGGTCCTCGGGAAGGCGACGACCGGGGTCCGGCACTCCGTCGTGCTGCAGGTGCCGTTCACGACGGGGAAGGCCACGGTCCGCGGCTGGTTCGACGGCGCCGAGTCG contains:
- a CDS encoding N-acetylmuramoyl-L-alanine amidase, which translates into the protein MAWLTWMADALRAGGLDVIEQSGWKTRGHGAMGQVLGVLAHHTAGGGSNDWRIVQDGRPDLAGPLAHMTLERDGTFRLLAAGQCWHAGAGGPLLGVGKNNGNEHLIGIEGVSNGTTWTDAQRDAYPRGVAALLRYLELPAAQVAGHKEWAPGRKVDPGNWSMADFRAAVARHITGSAPSPTSDSARRRRTLALD
- a CDS encoding heparin lyase I family protein yields the protein MGVEEQLLDALMGKADGSIVDQLDAALAAAWAVSTGMDLVVAPTGGTPGPFHPGGGTLDLALDQVAARWGAAPKARTMVEKAALLEQLVRGIAGKRTPANRPSGTPAAGGTSSPSVPSSGWRALSVLTAKAATGERSSFQSAVPSWGEAGMTVSLLAKGDRPGTPNRTSGGDTQRCEILLAGWESLTGTQFLRYDFTLADGFPVDTTDWQVIAQLKNSSTGSPPLEVMVGRGQVYLQWHDAGGRETGREVLGKATTGVRHSVVLQVPFTTGKATVRGWFDGAESFQAEHGPTQYPGQGSYGKLGLYRSNRIGKAATVVHHGVARGSSLAAVTS